One genomic region from Heterodontus francisci isolate sHetFra1 chromosome 39, sHetFra1.hap1, whole genome shotgun sequence encodes:
- the LOC137352879 gene encoding asparagine-rich protein-like codes for MDINHTPHQNTDINHTPHQNMDINHTPHQNKDINHTPHQNMGINHTPHQNTDINHTPHQNMGINHTPHQNMGINHTPHQNTGINHTPHQNKDINITPHQNMGINHTSHQNMGINHTPHQNMGINHTPHQNMGINHTPHQNMGINHTPHQNTGINHTPHQNMDINHTPHQNMGINHTPHQNTGINHTPHQNTDINHTPHQNMGINHTPHQNTNINHTPHQNTDINHTTHQNTDINHTPHQNMGINHTPHQNMDINHTPHQNMDINHTPHQNMGINHTPHQNKDINHTPHQNMDINHTTHQNMGINHTPHQNMGINHTPHQNMDINHTTHQNTDINHTPHQNMGINHTPHQNKDINHTPHQNTDINHTTHQNMDINHTPHQNTDINHTPHQNMGINHTPHQNMGINHTPHQNKDINHTPHQNTDINHTTHQNMDINHTPHQNTDINHTTHQNMDINHTLHQNMGINHTTHQNMDINHTPHQNKDINHTPHQNTDINHTTHQNMDINHTPHQNTDINHTTHQNMDINHTLHQNMGINHTTHQNMDINHTPHQNTDINHTTHQNMDINHTPHQNTDINHTTHQNMDINHTLHQNMGINHTLHQNMGINHTPHCDMDINHTPHQNKDINHTPHQNTDINHTPHQNKDINHTPHQNTDINHTTHQNMDINHTPHQNTDINHTTHQNMDINHTLHQNMGINHTLHQNMAKPPTELTFPGLFVQLPGLRVQSYNYRIAGDGEQEGA; via the coding sequence atggatataaatcacaccccgcaccagaacacagatataaatcacaccccgcaccagaacatggatataaatcacaccccgcaccagaacaaggatataaatcacaccccgcaCCAGAACATGGGTATAAATCACACCCCGCACCAGAACAcagatataaatcacaccccgcaCCAGAACATGGGTATAAATCACACCCCGCACCAGAACATGGGTATAAATCACACCCCGCACCAGAACACGGGTATAAATCACACCCCGCACCAGAACAAGGATATAAATATCACCCCGCACCAGAACATGGGTATAAATCACACCTCGCACCAGAACATGGGTATAAATCACACCCCGCACCAGAACATGGGTATAAATCACACCCCGCACCAGAACATGGGTATAAATCACACCCCGCACCAGAACATGGGTATAAATCACACCCCGCACCAGAACACGGGTATAAATCACACCCCGCACcagaacatggatataaatcacaccccgcaCCAGAACATGGGTATAAATCACACCCCGCACCAGAACACGGGTATAAATCACACCCCGCACCAGAACACggatataaatcacaccccgcaCCAGAACATGGGTATAAATCACACCCCGCACCAGAACACAAATATAAATCACACCCCGCACCAGAACACGGATATAAATCACACCACACACCAGAACACggatataaatcacaccccgcaCCAGAACATGGGTATAAATCACACCCCGCACcagaacatggatataaatcacaccccgcaccagaacatggatataaatcacaccccgcaCCAGAACATGGGTATAAATCACACCCCGCACCAGAACAAggatataaatcacaccccgcaccagaacatggatataaatcacaccacACACCAGAACATGGGTATAAATCACACCCCGCACCAGAACATGGGTATAAATCACACCCCGCACcagaacatggatataaatcacaccacACACCAGAACACggatataaatcacaccccgcaCCAGAACATGGGGATAAATCACACCCCGCACCAGAACAAggatataaatcacaccccgcaCCAGAACACGGATATAAATCACACCACACACcagaacatggatataaatcacaccccgcaccagaacacggatataaatcacaccccgcaCCAGAACATGGGTATAAATCACACCCCGCACCAGAACATGGGGATAAATCACACCCCGCACCAGAACAAggatataaatcacaccccgcaCCAGAACACGGATATAAATCACACCACACACcagaacatggatataaatcacaccccgcaCCAGAACACGGATATAAATCACACCACACACcagaacatggatataaatcacaccctgCACCAGAACATGGGTATAAATCACACCACACACcagaacatggatataaatcacaccccgcaccagaacaaggatataaatcacaccccgcaCCAGAACACGGATATAAATCACACCACACACcagaacatggatataaatcacaccccgcaCCAGAACACGGATATAAATCACACCACACACcagaacatggatataaatcacaccctgCACCAGAACATGGGTATAAATCACACCACACACcagaacatggatataaatcacaccccgcaCCAGAACACGGATATAAATCACACCACACACcagaacatggatataaatcacaccccgcaCCAGAACACGGATATAAATCACACCACACACcagaacatggatataaatcacaccctgCACCAGAACATGGGTATAAATCATACCTTGCACCAGAACATGGGTAtaaatcacacaccgcactgtgacatggatataaatcacaccccgcaccagaacaaggatataaatcacaccccgcaccagaacacggatataaatcacaccccgcaccagaacaaggatataaatcacaccccgcaCCAGAACACGGATATAAATCACACCACACACcagaacatggatataaatcacaccccgcaCCAGAACACGGATATAAATCACACCACACACcagaacatggatataaatcacaccctgCACCAGAACATGGGTATAAATCATACCCTGCACCAGAACATGG